In the genome of Quercus robur chromosome 3, dhQueRobu3.1, whole genome shotgun sequence, one region contains:
- the LOC126717363 gene encoding 40S ribosomal protein S3a-2, with product MAVGKNKRISKGKKGGKKKAADPFAKKDWYDIKAPSLFLTRQVGKTLVTRTQGTKIASEGLKHRVFEVSLADLQNDEEHAYRKIRLRAEDVQGRNVLTNFWGMDFTTDKLRSLVRKWQTLIEAHVDVKTTDNYTLRMFCIGFTKRRANQVKRTCYAQSSQIRQIRRKMREIMISQASSCDLKELVLKFIPEAIGRDIEKATAGIYPLQNVFIRKVKILKAPKFDLGKLMEVHGDYHEDVGVKVDRAADETMVEGETEQPVVGA from the exons ATGGCTGTCGG GAAGAACAAGAGGATTTCGAAGGGAAAGAAGGGAGGGAAGAAGAAAGC TGCTGATCCCTTTGCCAAGAAGGACTGGTATGACATTAAGGCACCATCTCTGTTCCTCACTCGCCAGGTCGGCAAAACCCTTGTCACCAGAACCCAAGGAACCAAG ATTGCTTCTGAAGGGCTTAAACATAGAGTTTTTGAGGTATCTTTGGCTGATCTTCAGAACGATGAGGAACATGCTTACAGAAAGATACGTTTGAGAGCTGAGGATGTGCAAGGGAGGAATGTGCTCACGAACTTCTGG GGAATGGACTTCACCACTGACAAGCTGAGGTCACTGGTGCGCAAGTGGCAGACATTGATTGAGGCCCATGTGGATGTCAAGACTACTGACAACTACACCCTGAGAATGTTCTGCATTGGATTTACAAAGAGGAGGGCAAACCAGGTCAAGCGGACCTGTTATGCCCAGTCCAGTCAGATTCGTCAG ATTCGCAGAAAGATGAGGGAAATTATGATATCCCAGGCTTCTTCATGCGATCTGAAGGAGTTGGTTTTGAAGTTCATTCCTGAGGCGATTGGCAGGGATATTGAAAAAGCAACTGCTGGTATCTACCCCTTGCAGAATGTTTTCATCCGAAAAGTCAAAATCCTTAAGGCTCCAAAATTTGACCTTGGCAAGTTGATGGAG GTTCATGGTGACTACCATGAAGACGTAGGTGTGAAGGTAGATAGGGCAGCTGATGAAACAATGGTTGAGGGGGAGACTGAACAACCTGTGGTGGgagcataa
- the LOC126717366 gene encoding uncharacterized protein LOC126717366 codes for MVSKTEETQLSNLETQVDNGGGGAWEYLCLVRKLKVRRSDRVLKHGLSILNDPKKRSSLGPDEWTLYEQVAVAAMDCQSLDVAKDCIKVLQKKFPESKRVGRLEGMLLEAKGAWAEAEKAYSSLLEDNPLDQVIHKRRVAMAKAQGNVSVAIEWLNKYLEIFMADHDAWRELAEIYVSLQMYKQAAFCYEELILSQPMIPLYHLAYADVLYTLGGLENLQNAKKYYASTIDLTGGKNTRALFGICLCSSAIGQIAKGRNKDDKESPELQSLAATALEREYKQKASDKLSLLTAALKGLKVSS; via the exons ATGGTGAGCAAGACAGAGGAGACCCAGTTGAGCAATCTGGAAACCCAAGTGGACAATGGAGGAGGAGGGGCTTGGGAGTACCTCTGTTTGGTCAGGAAACTCAAGGTCCGTCGCTCTGACAGGGTTTTGAAGCATGGATTATCGATCCTTAATGACCCCAAAAAGCGATCTAGTCTTGGCCCTGATG AATGGACTCTATATGAGCAAGTAGCAGTTGCTGCTATGGACTGCCAAAGTCTTGACGTTGCAAAG GACTGCATAAAGGTTCTACAGAAGAAATTTCCAGAGAGTAAAAGGGTTG GTAGGCTGGAGGGGATGTTGCTTGAAGCAAAGGGAGCCTGGGCAGAAGCTGAAAAAGCTTACTCAAGCCTCTTAGAGGATAATCCATTAGATCAA gTGATACATAAGAGGAGGGTAGCAATGGCAAAGGCACAAGGAAATGTGTCTGTGGCCATTGAATGGCTCAATAAATATCTTGAAAT ATTTATGGCTGATCACGATGCCTGGAGAGAGCTGGCTGAAATATATGTCTCCTTGCAAAT GTACAAGCAAGCAGCATTTTGCTATGAGGAGCTAATATTATCTCAACCCATGATTCCCCTATACCACTTAGCTTATGCTGAT GTGCTTTATACACTTGGTGGACTAGAAAATCTTcagaatgcaaaaaaatactatgcATCCACCATAGATTTGACTGGAGGCAAAAACACCAGAGCACTTTTTGGTATCTGCTTG TGTTCTTCTGCCATCGGACAGATTGCCAAAGGACGGAATAAGGACGACAAGGAAAGCCCAGAGCTACAATCTCTGGCAGCAACAGCCTTGGAGAGAGAATACAAACAGAAAGCATCTGACAAGCTTTCTCTGCTTACAGCTGCCCTAAAAGGCTTGAAAGTTTCATCATAA